GCTTTCGACCAAAACGAGTGGTGACATTGCGTACAGATAGCTGCACCGGTGCGAATCTCAATTCGACAATGCGCACGGGTTTTTAGGTCGACATTGAGAATCGGCCTGTTCGAACGTTGATTTCTTTGACATTAAGTGGGTATCTATGTCAGAATCTTATGGTCGAGTTTGGGTCGAGGGCTGGCGGCTCGGCTCCGAGGGCAACGGCTAATCCTTCTCTTCCGCCTTGAAATCGATGTCTGATAGATCCATCACATTGATTCTGAATCGCCTCCGCAAGGCGATCACAGAAGACGAGCGCCAAGCAGCGGCTGCAGAACTGTACCGGTGTTATCGTGCGCCGGTGGAAAAGATCGCACGCGGTCGACTCAGCCCCGGTGGCGGGCTTGCTGATGAAGAAGACGTCGCACAAAGCGCTTTCCGCAGTTTCTTTGATCGCATCGAAACCGGTCAACTCGATGCATTGGTCACCGGAGGTCAGGCCTGGGCGATTTTGGCCAGACTGACTCGCAATAAGGCGATCGACTCGGTGCGATATGACAATGCCCTTTGTCGAGGAGGTGAAGGCTCACGCCGTGGTGGCAACAACGCGCAGCCTGACCCTCCAGCAAACGCAAAACCCAATGGCTCGCAAGCCACAGCGGAT
This is a stretch of genomic DNA from Stieleria sp. JC731. It encodes these proteins:
- a CDS encoding ECF-type sigma factor, with product MSDRSITLILNRLRKAITEDERQAAAAELYRCYRAPVEKIARGRLSPGGGLADEEDVAQSAFRSFFDRIETGQLDALVTGGQAWAILARLTRNKAIDSVRYDNALCRGGEGSRRGGNNAQPDPPANAKPNGSQATADRTTNDRLGLSVTGDRGGAGDTAIRRRIDDRGGVGRREEYPMDAVSDRKQQSGDEQVASNEVVERFLEELSEATLRGIVSLKLQGFTNEEIASQLGCATRTVERKLNLIRRLWIPILENADEQRPA